Proteins encoded in a region of the Kwoniella shivajii chromosome 3, complete sequence genome:
- a CDS encoding guanine nucleotide-binding protein subunit beta-like protein, protein MAEPLVFKGTLAGHSGWITAIATSSETPDMILTASRDKTIIVWQLTRDDGSFGFPKKILHGHNHFVSDVVISSDGQFALSSSWDHTLRLWDLNTGLTTRKFVGHTGDVLSVSFSADNRQIVSASRDRTIKLWNTLGECKFNITEDGHSEWVSCVRFSPNPVIPVIVSAGWDKTVKVWELSKCKLKTNHYGHTGYINTLAVSPDGSLAASGGKDGITMLWDLNDGKHLYSLDAGDVVNALVFSPNRYWLCAATASSIKIFDLESKSIVDDLRPDFDGLSDKARKPECTSLAWSADGQTLFAGFSDNLVRVWVVVV, encoded by the exons ATGGCTGAGCCTCTCGTCTTCAAGGGTACCCTCGCCGGCCACTCTGGCTGGATCACCGCCATCGCTACTTCCAGCGAAACCCCAGACATGATCTTGACTGCATCAAGAG ACAAGACCATCATTGTATGGCAACTTACTCGAGATGATGGATCATTCGGTTTCCCCAAGAAGATCCTCCACGGTCACAACCACTTCGTATCTGACGTTGTCATCTCCTCCGACGGTCAATTCGCTCTCTCCTCATCATGGGACCACACTCTCAGACTTTGGGACTTGAACACTGGTTTAACCACTAGAAAATTCGTTGGACACACTGGTGATGTTCTTTC CGTCTCATTCTCAGCTGACAACCGACAAATTGTCTCTGCTTCTCGAGACCGAACCATCAAGCTTTGGAACACCCTCGGTGAATGTAAATTCAACATCACCGAAGATGGTCACTCTGAATGGGTATCATGTGTTCGATTCTCCCCTAACCCCGTCATCCCTGTCATCGTCTCAGCCGGTTGGGACAAGACCGTCAAG GTTTGGGAACTTTCCAAATGTAAGCTCAAGACCAACCACTACGGTCACACTGGTTACATCAACACTCTCGCTGTATCGCCCGATGGATCTCTTGCTgcttcaggtggtaaagacGGTATCACCATGCTTTGGGATTTGAACGATGGTAAACACCTTTACTCTCTCGATGCCGGAGATGTTGTAAACGCTCTTGTATTCTCCCCTAACCGATACTGGCTCTGTGCTGCCACCGcctcttccatcaagatCTTCGACCTCGAATCCAAATCTATCGTCGACGATCTCCGACCCGACTTTGACGGTCTTTCAGACAAAGCACGAAAGCCCGAATGTACTTCCCTCGCTTGGTCAGCTGACGGTCAAACTCTCTTCGCCGGTTTCTCTGACAACCTCGTCAGAGTCTGGGTCGTTGTCGTATAG
- a CDS encoding protein disulfide-isomerase domain, which yields MRFPRFLASCLALAISLDIVSAAVAADSSDEFDLRQLTDDNFRSEIAHGVWLVEHYSPKCSHCRSFAPTWLQMAKDKQHLERLTGFHMAQVNCLAQGDLCNANGIKFYPQLMLYVDGQPKPHYTGDRSYIDLEKFIDEHSSTYAQSYMAAGTEEGRGLGGLKPNPDGVVAEIDEAQFGSLKESGPVMVEFFAPWCGHCKKLRPTYEQLAETMKGKLNVVAVDCDNHKGFCKNAGVQGYPTIRMYHHGTRTEFSGARSLDKLTAFAEKAVKVTTLQPIKLDDFDSVLTSDEAFFLYLQNYDTTVADLNSVKAALEPLLGSVPAYTSSDPFLYQKLNIANPPPTSVMLAFSSHSSRPVGSLSFPTTAESLNRFIQLHRFPTLVELTGSNHNSIMNSDARPIVVLGALHKGDEGKKEMDSLAEVAKAWKKGGRSFAQPVWFVWVDGEKWSGWLKQQYGIKKGQLPSVVVIDPPMNEYYDTTIEGTQITFDGTSIFSVLEGVYQHFLRPKRIESTLEWGSRSAAATLITFGQMSVDHPLLALVLLVGAVGLFVGLLQKCNGRDLKDSGSGGSRLD from the exons ATGCGATTTCCTCGATTTTTGGCATCTTGCTTGGCGTTAGCCATATCACTTGACATTGTGTCGGCAGCTGTAGCAGCGGACTCATCGGATGAATTTGACCTTCGTCAGTTGACAGATGATAATTTTCGTTCAGAAATTGCTCATGGTGTATG GTTGGTAGAGCACTATTCCCCGAAAT GTAGTCACTGTAGATCTTTTGCTCCCACTTGGCTTCAAATGGCGAAGGACAAGCAACATTTGGAACGATTGACTGGATTTCATATGGCTCAAGTTAATTGCCTTGCTCAAGGAG ACCTGTGTAACGCCAACGGTATCAAGTTCT ATCCTCAACTTATGTTGTATGTCGATGGTCAACCCAAGCCTCATTATACAGGTGATAGATCGTATATAGACCTTGAAAAGTTCATCGACGAGCATTCTTCAACCTACGCACAATCCTACATGGCTGCTGGaactgaagaaggaagagggTTAGGCGGACTAAAACCTAATCCTGACGGAGTGGTGGcagagattgatgaagcCCAATTTGGAAGCTTAAAAGAAAGTGGACCCGTAATGGTTGAATTCTTTGCACCTTGGTGTGGACA CTGTAAAAAGCTTAGACCGA CATATGAGCAGCTCGCAGAAACCATGAAAGGCAAATTGAATGTCGTAGCAGTGGATTGCGACAACCACAAAGGGTTCTGTAAGAATGCTGGTGTTCAAGGTTATCCTACCATTCGAAT GTATCATCATGGTACTCGTACAGAGTTTTCTGGTGCTCGATCTCTCGACAAGCTGACAGCATTTGCCGAAAAAGCAGTGAAGGT CACTACCTTACAACCTATCAAGTTGGACGACTTCGATTCTGTACTCACTTCTGACGAGGCTTTCTTCTTGTACCTCCAGAATTACGACACTACTGTTGCTGATCTT AATTCGGTCAAAGCTGCTCTTGAACCCCTTCTGGGCTCAGTGCCAGCGTATACTTCATCTGATCCCTTCCTTTATCAAAAGCTGAATATAGcaaatccacctccaacaTCGGTGATGTTGGCTTTTTCCTCTCACTCTTCTCGACCTGTAGGGTCCTTATCATTCCCCACTACCGCCGAAAGCTTAAATCGGTTCATTCAGTTACATCGATTCCCAACTCTGGTTGAACTCACCGGAAGTAATCACAACTCGATCATGAACTCTGATGCTCGTCCTATAGTCGTCTTAGGGGCATTGCATAAAGGTGACGAAGGCAAAAAGGAGATGGACAGCTTAGCTGAAGTGGCTAAAGCTTGGAAAAAAGGCGGAAGATCTTTCGCTCAGCCAGTATGGTTCGTCTGGGTagatggagagaaatggAGTGGCTGGTTGAAACAGCAATATGG CATTAAGAAGGGCCAATTGCCATCTGTGGTAGTGATTGATCCACCA ATGAACGAATACTATGATACAACAATCGAAGGTACCCAAATAACTTTTGATGGTACCAGTATCTTCTCAGTTCTTGAAGGTGTTTATCAACATTTCCTTAGGCCGAAAAGAATTGAATCCACCTTGGAATGGGGATCAAGGAGTGCTGCAGCTACATTGATCACATTTGGA CAAATGAGCGTGGACCATCCTTTACTTGCCTTAGTGCTACTTGTAGGAGCGGTAGGACTGTTCGTTGGGTTACTGCAGAAATGCAATGGGAGAGATCTGAAAGATTCCGGATCTGGAGGCTCAAGATTAGATTAG